The sequence below is a genomic window from Longimicrobiaceae bacterium.
CCCCGCCCGGCGCATATATAGGAGCCCCGCCCCCGCACCCCGCGGGGAAGCCCACCCCGCGACCCGCACAGAGGGACCGATGCCAGGACCCGGCCTCCCCGATTTCTACGAAGCCCTCCAGATCTCCCCCCGAGCCGACCAGGACACGATCGCGCGCGTCTTCCGGCACCTGGCCAAGAGGTTCCACCCCGACAACCCCGACAGCGGCGACCCCGGGCGGTTCAACGAGGTCATGGAGGCCTTCCGGGTCCTTTCGGACCCCGAACAGCGGGCCCGCTACGATGCCGGGTACCGGGAGGTCCAGGAGGCCCGCTGGCGCATCTTCACGCAGGAGACCGCCCTGAACGACATCGCGGCGGACCGCAGGGTACGGGCGGGGATCCTCTCGGTGCTCTACACGGCCCGCCGGAACGACCCCGACCGCCCGGGCGTCGGCGACGTGGAGCTGGAGCGGATCCTCGACTGCCCCGGGGAGCACATGAGGTTCCACCTCTGGTACCTGAAGGAGAACGGCTGGATCCAGCGCCTGGACACCGGGCACCTCGCGATCACCGCGGCCGGCGTGGACATGGTCCTGGACCAGGGCGGGCCGTCCGCCAGCGGCGTGCAACTGCTGGAGGCGAGGGTCCGCGAGCACCCCGCTCCGACTCCGTGACGGTCGCCGATCCCGTCTCCCTCATCCTGGCAACGGTCTACTCGGGTGGGGGGGCAGGAAGGACGTGGCCCTGTTTGACGCGGAGCGCGATGTCGCGCACGTGGCCGAAGTCGGCGATCGGGTCGCCGCGCAGGACGAGGAAGCTCGCTTCGCAGCCCTGCCGTAGACAGCCCAGCCTGCGATCGGGGAAGATCGCCTGCGGGGTGGCCTCCGACCACAGCTTGAGGAGGGCGAGGTTGTCGAAGACGCCAAGGCTGTGCAGGTACGTTGCCTCGCCCACGGAGGTGTCGCCGTAGTCGTCGCTCCCGAGGGCCAGCCGGACGCCGTGCTCGCGCAGCAGGCGGAGGTTGCGTGCGTGCAGGCGGTCGAACTGCCTGCGCAGGAGACTGTCCGGCCCCGCCGGGTCCATCTCGCGCACCCCGCCCGCCGTCGTGACCACGACCGTGCCGAGGCGAGCGGCCAGCCGGGCATCCGCTTCGGAGATCTCGAAGATCGCCGGATCCGGGAGCTTGACCTCGGGGTCGCCTCGAAAGCCCGGAAGGTGGACGATCTCGTCCACACCGGCGGCGACCGCGTTGTGGAAGTCCGCCGCGGTCTCGACGTGCGTCGACACCCGCAGGCCGGCCTGGCGGGCACGCCGGACGATCTCGGGCAGGAGGGCCGGATTCAGTCCCTTCCACCCGAAGAACGCGGGATCGTCCCTGCGCCGCGCGTATTCCTCGGAGTAGAGCAGGTAGGTCTTCAGGAAGTCGGGACGGCCCTCCAGGACCCTCTCCCAGACACGGTGCAGGTCCTCCGCGTCGTCGACCCGGAAGTAGAACGCCCCTTCGCCGTCGGCCTCCGTCCAGATGCCGCGCTGGATGTTGCGCTGCACGAGGGGGAGGGGGTGGCCGCCCGAGGCGGTCAACCCCCCGTTCGAGAACGCCACGTCGATGCTCGTGGGGATGTTGACCGTCCCGGCAAGCGGGTGCCGCGTCCTCGGCAAGTTGTTCGGATTCTTGACGTAGAAGACGCCGTCCCGGAGGTACCGTCCGACGGTGCGACCGATGCGCGGGGAGTGCTCGACGTTGTGGTTGTGAGCCTCTCCGAACGGCGGGACCACGTAGCCTCCCGCGAGGTGGATCGTCGAATCCACGTGGGCGGGCGGCTCGAAGGTGAGCACCCCGTCCACGGCGTATGCAGTCCTCTCCTCGAATGCGGTCCCCGTAAACCATCGCCCACCGACGAACGCCAGCACCGGCTCGCCGGGCGCATGCCGCTGCTGCACGGGACCGCCGTCCCCGCTCTGTGCACCCCCCGCGCAACCGGCCGGAAGGAGTGCCGCCGTGAGACATGCGACGAAGACAAGCGTTCGCATCCCAGCCTCCAGGGTGAGTCGTCTCGGTCAGCAGCGCCAGAGCGGCGGAAAGGTCGCCGTTGCTGGACTCTGCAGCCCCTCCGCGGCCCCCTCGCAGCGCCGGGCGTAGTCCGGGTTGTAGTGCCGGAACACCTCCCGCCCGATGCGGCCGATCAGCAGGTGCGCCGGCGCATCCACCGCGTAGGTGGTGTGCTGGTTCTCGCGGGTCATCACGCACACGGCCACGGGGGCCTCGGGGCCGTAGATGATCCCGCAGTCGTTGCGGGCGCGGTCCACGTCGCCGCTCTTGTGCGCGACGGGAACATCCGCCGGCAGCCAGCGGACCAGCTTGGAGCCGTCCTGGTTGGCGCGCAGCATGGCGAGCGCCAGCGAGTCCAGCGCCGGGGAGACGGCCTTCCCCTCGTGCAGGAGGGTGAAGAGGCGCACCATCTCGTCCGGGACGGCCACGCCCAGCCCGTACTTCACCGACGAGTCCGGGGCGATGGAGGTGGAGCGGAGGAAGGTCTTGGAGTGGATCTTGGTGTGGGGGAGCCCCAGCGCCTCCGCCTTCTCCCACACCGTCCGGACGTTGAGCTTGTCGAGGAGGAGGTTGGTGGCGGTGTTGTCGGAGAGCGTGATCATCAGCCACGCCGCGTCGCCCAGCGTGAGCGGGAGGCCGGACTGCATGTACTGCAGGATCCCCGATCCCCCCACCCGGTCGCGCTCGATCATCCCCATCCGCTCGTCGAGCCGCACGGTGCCGCGGTTCACCTGGTCCAGCAGGGCCACCAGCACGGGGACCTTCACCAGCGACGCGGAGGGGAAGGTCTCCCCCCCGCGGATGGAGAGCGATTCCCCCGTACGCAGGTTGCGCACGCTCACCCCGGCCGTGCCGGGGTAGTCGCGCATGAGCCCCTCCAGCGCGCGCCGGAGCGCGGCGGTGTCGGAGCGTGCGTGCGCGGGGGGCGCGGACGGGGCGTGCGGGGCGGCCGCGCACGCCGCGGCGGAAACGAGGACCAGCAGCGCGGCGAGCAGGGCGGAAGCGAGTCGTCGGGTCATGGCTCCGGGTGGGGAGAACGGGTCAGAAAATGGCAAGCGGCTGCGGTGAAACGACCTCCGGCTGAGACCGGGAGGAGCGGAGATCGGGGCGCTTGACGCGGGTCCGGGAGGCGGCGTATCGTGCCGGCACTCACTACACACCCGCAGGACCCATCGCCCGGCGCCCTCCGGCCGTCCCCCGGCCGTGCGCGCCGTCCTCCATCCCCCGGGATGCTCGGGCCTTGACCTCTCCAGCGAAGCAGCTCCTCGCGGCGCTCCTCTGCGCCGGAACGTTCGTCGCAAGCGCTCCCCTCGCCGCACAGCAGCCCTCCACGGCCCCGGCCGCCGCCGCCCGGGCGGCCGCCCCGGTCGAGCGCGACTCCCTGGTGGCGCTTGCGCGGTCGCAGCTCGGGCGGCGCTACCTCTTCGGGGGGACCGACCCCGACCGGGGATTCGACTGCAGCGGCTTCACCCGGTACCTGATGCGCGCGCTGGGCGTGCAGCTCCCCCGGACCGCGCAGGAGCAGGCCGCGGTGGGGCGCGAGGTCCCGCTGGACCCCGCCCGCCTCCGCGTGGGCGACCTGCTCACCTTCGGGAGGGGCGGCCGGATCACCCACGTGGGGGTCTACGTCGGCGACGGCCGGTACATCCACGCCAGCAGCTACGCGGGGCGGATCGTCGAGAGCCGGCTGGAGCGCCGGGAGTCGTCGCTGGCCCGCGCCTGGGTGGGGGTCCGCCGCCTCCTCGCCGAGAGCGAGGCCCCCGGCGACAGCACCGCCGCCGTGGCCGCCCGCTAGCTCCCACCTGCCCTGCGCGGCTCGCGCGCCTCCCGCGGCGACACCTTCCGCACCCTCAGCCCCTCCGTGCGCGGCGCCGGGACGACGATGGCGCCGTCCGGCTCGAAGCGCGCCGCGCTCCCCGGGAAGTCCAGCCGCGAGAGCGAGTCCGTGAGGGCCACCGCGCGCGAGGTGAGGTCCGGGAGCACCCGCCCCGGCGGCACCTGCCGGGTGGGGCGGAGCGCCGCCTCCACCACTCGCCCGGTGGAGTCCAGGGCCGCGCAGGCCACGGCGCCGCGGTTCAGCGGCTCCGCCAGGGAGAAGGGGCCGTAGGTGAGCAGGTTCCCCAGCGAGTACAGTACCAGCGTCTCCCCGTGCCACTCCGCCGCGCGCATCACGTGCGGCCCGTGCCCCACCACCAGGTCCGCCCCCGCCGTGGCCGCCGCCCGCGCGAACGCCACCATGTTCCCGCGGTTCTCGCCGTAGAACGTCTCCGGCGCGTTGGGCGTCCGCTGCGCGGCGCGCCCCTCGGCGCCCATGTGCATGGTCACCACCAGGCGCGGGTAGCGCTCCGCCGCCCGCCCCACGATGCGGCGCACCGCCGCCAGGTCGCGCGCGTCCGGCCCGATCCACACGCTGAAGCCCAGGAAGGCGACGGTGTCTCCCCGCGCCGTCACGACCACGGTGGGAACGGTGTCCGCGCCGGTCACGTGCACCCCCGCCGCCCGCAGGCGGCTCATGGTGTCGCGCCACCCGGGCCGCCCGGCGTCGCCCGCGTGGTTGTTGGCGACGTTCCCCACCACCTCGGCGCCGTCGGCGACGCGGCGCAGCGCCCCGGCCGCCTCCGGCTGCATGCGGAAGGCGAAGCAGGCGGTGGAGCCCGGCGCGCACTTCCGCCGCGACGGCGGCCCGTCTCCGATGGCGCCCTCCACGTTGAGGAGCACCACGTCCGCGTCGGCCACGAGGGGGCGCAGCGGGGCGACGAGGGAGTCCGGGTCCGGGAAGGGCTCCACGGGGATCCCGTACTTCCGCGACGCGGTGTGCACCCACCCCGCGTTCAGGTTGGTCCCCAGCGTAACGTCCCCCCCCGCGCAGACGCGCACGGTCCCCGCGCGCGCGGTGTCCCCCGCGACCGTGCCGAGCAGGGGCGTCCGCGGCCGCGGCACGGTGTCGCCCCGCACGGGATTCTGCGCGCGGACGGTCGTGGCGGCGAGCGCGAGCGCCAGGAGCGCGGGCGCGAGGTGGAAGACGGTCTTCAAGGGGATCTCTCCGGGAGGTGGGCGGCCGACTCGGACCTCAATATACGGTGTCCGCCCCATCTCCGCCCGCCCAGACGCACGGCGCCCCCACCGGGATCTCCCGACGGGGGCGCTGTTTCGCACTTCGCACTTCGCACTTCGCACTCTCCCACTCCTCACCCCACCCCTTCCGGCAGCCGCTCCCGGATCAGCGCGTTGATCCGCGCGGCCTCTTCGTGGGTGTAGCCGTCGAGCACCAGCTGCAGCGCCTCGCCGCCGCGGGTCCGGAACGCCCAGCGGTCGCCGCCGTAGTAGGTGTGCTGCGCCGTGACGACCGTGTCCCAGCGGACGACGCGGGTGCCGCCCTTTCCGGTGACGGCGAGCGCCTCGCCCGTGACCTCCACCGCCTGGAGGCCCCGGACACGGATTCGCAGGGCGTACAGCCCGTACGCGACGATCCCCACCAGCAGGGCGACGATCGCCCTCTCTCCCCACGGGACCCCGCGCGAGGCGAGCATCACGAAGGTGAGCACGGCGGTGACGAGCCCCACCGCCAGGTTCTCGGCGCGCGCGTTGCGCAGCCGCGGCGCGAAGCGGTGTGGGCCTTCCGGCGGCGCGGAGCCCGGCCCGCCCGCATCCTGCGTGGATGCCGCCAGGGCGCTCCCGGCGTGCACGGTCAGGGCCTCCCCGGGGCCGCGGCGGCCGCGATCCCCCTCCGGACTCGGCGAACGTTCATCGGTCCTCGAGCTTTCCCGGGTGAAACGCAACGGCCGCCCACGGGGACGGCCGGCCCTGAAGATAACGCCCCGGCCCCGCGCGCCACACCCCCGCGCAGCCGGGTGGCGCGGCGCCTCAGATCACCTGCAGGTGGGGGCGCACCTGCAGGGCGACCACGTCGCAGCGCCGGGGCTGCACCAGGGCGAAGTACACGCACGCGGCGACGTCCTCCGGCCGGAGCATCTCCAGCGCCTCCTCCTTCTCCCGCT
It includes:
- a CDS encoding DnaJ domain-containing protein: MPGPGLPDFYEALQISPRADQDTIARVFRHLAKRFHPDNPDSGDPGRFNEVMEAFRVLSDPEQRARYDAGYREVQEARWRIFTQETALNDIAADRRVRAGILSVLYTARRNDPDRPGVGDVELERILDCPGEHMRFHLWYLKENGWIQRLDTGHLAITAAGVDMVLDQGGPSASGVQLLEARVREHPAPTP
- a CDS encoding serine hydrolase, with product MTRRLASALLAALLVLVSAAACAAAPHAPSAPPAHARSDTAALRRALEGLMRDYPGTAGVSVRNLRTGESLSIRGGETFPSASLVKVPVLVALLDQVNRGTVRLDERMGMIERDRVGGSGILQYMQSGLPLTLGDAAWLMITLSDNTATNLLLDKLNVRTVWEKAEALGLPHTKIHSKTFLRSTSIAPDSSVKYGLGVAVPDEMVRLFTLLHEGKAVSPALDSLALAMLRANQDGSKLVRWLPADVPVAHKSGDVDRARNDCGIIYGPEAPVAVCVMTRENQHTTYAVDAPAHLLIGRIGREVFRHYNPDYARRCEGAAEGLQSPATATFPPLWRC
- a CDS encoding C40 family peptidase; its protein translation is MTSPAKQLLAALLCAGTFVASAPLAAQQPSTAPAAAARAAAPVERDSLVALARSQLGRRYLFGGTDPDRGFDCSGFTRYLMRALGVQLPRTAQEQAAVGREVPLDPARLRVGDLLTFGRGGRITHVGVYVGDGRYIHASSYAGRIVESRLERRESSLARAWVGVRRLLAESEAPGDSTAAVAAR
- a CDS encoding CapA family protein gives rise to the protein MKTVFHLAPALLALALAATTVRAQNPVRGDTVPRPRTPLLGTVAGDTARAGTVRVCAGGDVTLGTNLNAGWVHTASRKYGIPVEPFPDPDSLVAPLRPLVADADVVLLNVEGAIGDGPPSRRKCAPGSTACFAFRMQPEAAGALRRVADGAEVVGNVANNHAGDAGRPGWRDTMSRLRAAGVHVTGADTVPTVVVTARGDTVAFLGFSVWIGPDARDLAAVRRIVGRAAERYPRLVVTMHMGAEGRAAQRTPNAPETFYGENRGNMVAFARAAATAGADLVVGHGPHVMRAAEWHGETLVLYSLGNLLTYGPFSLAEPLNRGAVACAALDSTGRVVEAALRPTRQVPPGRVLPDLTSRAVALTDSLSRLDFPGSAARFEPDGAIVVPAPRTEGLRVRKVSPREAREPRRAGGS